In the genome of Pseudomonadota bacterium, one region contains:
- the add gene encoding adenosine deaminase, translating into MIKATGAAPQVPLGSARPAQPTTTETPGAPAGDRFSPSPAVPRLEEVVARLPKVDLHRHLEGSITPETFLSLAEKHQIALPSHDLETLRPYLQITPTDKTLLDFLKKFDTIGLAFKNKEACRDATEGVIRDAARDNVKYLELRFSPIYMAAQYGLPLEDVMDGVVEGVANASAETGTKVGLIVIVERQMGPEKAKVAEQLAERYKDRGVVALDLANDEFHFPPGPYAEVFQQAKAAGLKVTVHAGEAGGADNVRTAIEALGADRIGHGVRAQEDPQVEQLVRDLRVPLEMNPTSNMQTGAASGWDTYPLQRFYKEGIPVTINTDDPAVSGITLSHEYQTAVEQCGLSVEGLETAIMNAADAAFLPADEKRALSSLLLREIADVEAWRLSAH; encoded by the coding sequence ATGATCAAGGCCACCGGCGCAGCACCGCAGGTCCCCCTGGGAAGCGCGCGACCTGCGCAGCCGACGACCACTGAGACGCCAGGCGCGCCCGCAGGCGACCGCTTCTCGCCCTCGCCTGCCGTTCCTCGCCTCGAAGAGGTCGTGGCCCGCCTCCCCAAGGTCGATCTGCATCGGCATCTCGAGGGTTCGATCACTCCCGAGACGTTCCTGAGCCTGGCGGAGAAGCACCAGATCGCCCTCCCCTCGCACGATCTCGAGACCCTGCGACCTTACCTTCAGATCACGCCCACCGACAAGACGCTGCTCGACTTCCTGAAGAAGTTCGACACCATCGGCCTCGCCTTCAAGAACAAGGAGGCGTGTCGCGACGCCACCGAAGGCGTCATCCGCGACGCCGCCCGGGACAACGTGAAGTATCTCGAGCTGCGCTTCTCGCCCATATACATGGCCGCGCAGTACGGCCTTCCCCTCGAAGATGTGATGGACGGTGTCGTGGAAGGGGTGGCCAACGCCTCGGCCGAGACGGGCACCAAGGTCGGCCTCATCGTCATCGTCGAGCGCCAGATGGGCCCAGAGAAGGCAAAGGTCGCCGAGCAGCTGGCCGAGCGATACAAGGACCGCGGCGTCGTGGCCCTCGACCTTGCCAATGACGAGTTCCACTTCCCGCCCGGACCGTACGCCGAGGTCTTCCAGCAGGCGAAGGCCGCGGGCCTGAAGGTGACCGTTCACGCGGGAGAGGCCGGCGGAGCCGACAACGTGCGCACGGCCATCGAGGCGCTCGGCGCCGATCGCATCGGACACGGCGTCCGCGCCCAGGAAGACCCCCAGGTCGAGCAGCTCGTGCGCGATCTGCGCGTCCCCCTCGAGATGAACCCCACCTCGAACATGCAGACAGGCGCCGCCAGCGGGTGGGACACCTATCCGCTGCAGCGCTTCTACAAAGAGGGGATCCCGGTCACCATCAACACCGACGACCCGGCGGTCAGCGGCATCACCCTTTCACACGAGTACCAGACGGCAGTCGAGCAGTGCGGCCTCTCGGTGGAGGGACTCGAGACCGCAATCATGAACGCGGCCGACGCGGCGTTCCTCCCCGCCGACGAGAAGCGCGCGCTCTCTTCGCTGCTGCTGCGCGAGATCGCCGACGTCGAGGCGTGGCGACTGAGCGCACACTGA
- the ftsW gene encoding putative lipid II flippase FtsW, translated as MNKTNKPPDYWLLVIVFTLLTLGLVMVFSASSVTAAGTAECGYDPYFFLKRQAVWALVSVFVMSVAMRIDLEKLRGWSLPLVLASVAGLALVLEKHVGIVVNGARRWIAIGPFGFQPSEFAKFALVLYLADCLARRGSKIQQFTRIIPLCIIFGVIVLLVNFEPDLGTALVIAAAFMGVLFMSGARFSHLAGMVSLGLVAVIGQICKDQYKRERILVFLNPFGDPGDKGYQIVQSLIGLGSGGVWGLGLGESRQKFFYLPEQHTDFIFAIVGEELGLIGTLAVLFLFLMLLYRGLRVAVRSRDNYMALLAAGLSFTIAFQAFLNIGVVSAALPLTGIPLPFISYGGTSLLITMGAVGLLVNVSSRRKERREESEEIAAPPTETESLARKFQDMGYGLVPATRLRRRARR; from the coding sequence TTGAACAAGACGAACAAGCCGCCTGACTACTGGCTGCTCGTCATCGTCTTCACCCTGCTCACCCTCGGGCTCGTGATGGTCTTCTCGGCAAGCAGCGTCACGGCCGCGGGCACGGCGGAGTGCGGCTATGATCCGTACTTCTTCCTCAAGCGCCAGGCCGTGTGGGCCCTGGTGTCGGTGTTCGTCATGTCGGTCGCCATGCGCATCGATCTCGAGAAGCTCCGCGGCTGGTCTCTGCCGCTGGTGCTCGCGTCCGTGGCGGGTCTCGCCCTCGTTCTCGAGAAGCACGTCGGCATCGTTGTGAACGGCGCCCGTCGCTGGATCGCCATCGGACCGTTCGGCTTCCAGCCCTCAGAGTTCGCCAAGTTCGCCCTCGTTCTCTACCTGGCCGACTGTCTCGCCCGTCGGGGGAGCAAGATCCAGCAGTTCACCCGCATCATTCCGCTGTGCATCATCTTCGGCGTGATCGTCCTCCTGGTCAACTTCGAGCCGGATCTCGGAACGGCACTCGTCATCGCGGCTGCGTTCATGGGCGTGCTGTTCATGTCGGGCGCGCGCTTCTCGCATCTGGCGGGAATGGTGAGTCTCGGCCTCGTGGCCGTGATCGGCCAGATCTGCAAGGACCAGTACAAGCGCGAGCGCATCCTGGTCTTCCTCAACCCCTTCGGAGACCCGGGTGACAAAGGGTACCAGATCGTGCAGTCGCTCATCGGTCTGGGCTCGGGTGGCGTGTGGGGCCTCGGACTGGGCGAGAGCCGGCAGAAGTTCTTCTACCTGCCCGAGCAGCACACCGACTTCATCTTTGCCATCGTGGGAGAGGAGCTCGGTCTCATCGGCACCCTGGCGGTGCTCTTCCTCTTCTTGATGCTGCTCTATCGTGGATTGCGCGTGGCGGTGCGCTCGCGTGACAACTACATGGCCCTGCTGGCCGCGGGCCTGAGCTTCACCATCGCCTTCCAGGCGTTCCTGAACATCGGCGTCGTCTCGGCCGCCCTGCCGTTGACGGGCATCCCGCTGCCGTTCATCAGCTACGGCGGAACCTCGCTGCTCATCACCATGGGGGCGGTCGGCCTGCTGGTCAACGTGTCGTCACGTCGCAAGGAGCGACGGGAGGAGAGCGAGGAGATCGCGGCACCGCCCACCGAGACCGAGAGCCTGGCCCGCAAGTTCCAGGACATGGGCTACGGTCTCGTGCCCGCCACGCGCCTGCGCCGAAGGGCCCGTCGATGA